One Pyrus communis chromosome 13, drPyrComm1.1, whole genome shotgun sequence genomic window carries:
- the LOC137712451 gene encoding GRAS family protein RAD1-like yields the protein MAPSRNLLPEEYMINHERTNKMSVLDLSTHSAASAMTCYPYPHTPLLEEGGTASTPPYSDESGNHKRLKWTTSISDSMSSHNSLYSGVGSGDSCITDISLSRRSSTNSLNTLPRLHFRDHIWTYTQRYLAAEAVEEAATVMSNAEGNGEEEDGTADGMRLVQLLIACAEAVACRDKSHASALLYELRANALVFGSSFQRVASCFVQGLANRLALVQPLGAVRFIGSAMSTKDFALDKKEEALRLVYEICPHIQFGHFVANSSILEAFEGESFVHVVDLGMTLGLPHGDQWRGLIESLATRTDQPPTRLRITGVGLYGDRLQIIGEELEAYADSLGINLEFSVVESNLENLRPEDIKMYDGEVLVVNSILQLHCVVKESRGALNSVLQMVHELSPKILVLVEQDSSHNGPFFLGRFMEALHYYSAIFDSLDAMLPKYDTRRAKMEQFYFAEEIKNIISCEGPARVERHERVDQWRRRMSRAGFQATPFKMLAQAKQWLGKIKVCEGYTILEEKGCLVLGWKSKPIVAASCWKC from the coding sequence ATGGCACCGAGCCGAAACTTACTGCCTGAGGAGTACATGATCAATCATGAAAGGACTAATAAAATGAGTGTCCTTGATCTCAGTACTCACTCAGCTGCCTCAGCCATGACTTGCTATCCTTATCCACACACGCCCTTGCTGGAGGAGGGCGGTACAGCTTCTACCCCCCCTTACTCGGATGAAAGCGGAAACCATAAGAGGCTGAAATGGACTACAAGTATCTCCGACTCTATGTCAAGTCATAACAGTCTTTATAGTGGTGTAGGAAGCGGAGATAGTTGCATTACTGACATCAGCCTCAGTCGCCGAAGCAGCACGAATAGCTTGAATACCTTGCCAAGGCTTCATTTCCGGGACCATATTTGGACTTACACACAAAGGTACCTTGCAGCTGAAGCTGTTGAGGAGGCAGCGACAGTGATGTCCAATGCTGAGGGAAATGGAGAGGAGGAGGACGGAACTGCTGATGGGATGAGGCTTGTTCAGCTCCTAATTGCTTGTGCTGAAGCTGTTGCTTGTCGTGACAAGTCACATGCCTCTGCATTACTATATGAGCTTCGGGCCAATGCCTTGGTCTTTGGCTCTTCATTCCAGCGTGTGGCATCATGTTTTGTCCAAGGCCTTGCCAACCGCCTCGCTCTGGTTCAACCACTCGGGGCAGTAAGGTTCATTGGGTCCGCGATGAGCACAAAAGACTTTGCCTTGGACAAGAAGGAAGAGGCATTGCGCCTTGTTTATGAGATATGCCCCCACATTCAGTTTGGTCACTTTGTGGCCAATTCATCAATATTGGAAGCCTTTGAGGGAGAGAGTTTTGTTCATGTAGTAGACCTTGGGATGACCCTTGGTCTACCACATGGAGACCAGTGGCGAGGCTTGATCGAGAGCCTTGCCACACGCACAGACCAGCCGCCTACACGCCTTAGAATAACCGGTGTTGGCCTTTACGGTGACAGATTGCAAATCATTGGAGAAGAGCTCGAGGCCTATGCCGACAGCTTGGGAATAAATCTGGAGTTTTCTGTGGTGGAAAGCAACTTGGAAAACCTGCGTCCGGAGGACATTAAAATGTATGATGGTGAAGTCCTTGTTGTCAATAGCATTCTTCAGTTGCATTGTGTGGTGAAAGAAAGCAGAGGAGCTCTCAATTCTGTCCTGCAGATGGTCCATGAACTTTCGCCGAAAATCTTGGTTCTTGTGGAGCAAGACTCAAGCCACAATGgacctttttttttggggaggTTTATGGAGGCACTGCATTATTACTCTGCAATCTTTGACTCCCTAGATGCCATGCTGCCAAAATATGACACGAGGCGCGCGAAGATGGAGCAGTTCTACTTTGCTGAGGAGATTAAGAACATAATCAGCTGCGAGGGGCCGGCAAGGGTGGAGAGGCACGAGAGGGTTGATCAGTGGCGCCGGAGGATGAGCCGTGCAGGGTTTCAGGCTACGCCGTTTAAGATGCTGGCACAGGCAAAGCAGTGGCTTGGGAAGATCAAGGTCTGTGAGGGCTACACTATTCTGGAAGAGAAGGGTTGCTTGGTTCTTGGTTGGAAATCTAAGCCCATTGTTGCTGCCTCCTGCTGGAAATGCTAA
- the LOC137712091 gene encoding nucleoside diphosphate kinase 2, chloroplastic, with translation METVAVFGGASPSFSSSLQRRSTCSSLSSADRNSNLRTRHHQLSAFPSNLHLFSYFAARPHAKTLAKPRIFLPHLVASLEQVDETYIMVKPDGVQRGLVGEIISRFEKKGFKLTGLKLFQCPQDLAEEHYKDLKGKSFFPKLIEYIVSGPVVCMAWEGVGVVAAARKLIGATNPLQAEPGTIRGDLAVQTGRNVVHGSDSPENGKREIALWFKEGELCQWTPAQAPWLRE, from the exons ATGGAAACCGTGGCAGTGTTTGGCGGAGCAAGTCCAAGCTTTTCCTCATCCCTACAACGCAGAAGTACCTGCAGCAGCTTATCCTCTGCCGACCGCAACTCTAACCTACGCACCCGCCACCACCAACTATCCGCATTCCCTTCGAACCTCCATCTTTTCTCATATTTCGCAGCTCGTCCCCATGCCAAAACCCTCGCCAAACCTCGCATCTTTCTTCCCCACTTGGTTGCTTCACTG GAACAAGTTGATGAGACGTACATAATGGTGAAGCCTGATGGAGTTCAACGTGGCCTT GTTGGAGAGATAATCTCAAGGTTTGAAAAGAAGGGATTTAAGCTGACTGGCTTGAAGCTCTTCCAGTGCCCCCAAGACTTGGCAGAG GAACATTATAAGGATCTCAAGGGAAAGTCGTTCTTCCCTAAATTGATCGAGTACATTGTATCTGGCCCTGTTGTGTGCATG GCATGGGAGGGTGTTGGCGTTGTGGCAGCAGCACGTAAGTTGATTGGGGCTACAAATCCTCTACAAGCTGAACCTGGAACTATAAGAGGGGATCTTGCTGTTCAAACAGGAAG GAACGTGGTTCATGGGAGCGACAGCCCTGAAAACGGCAAGCGTGAAATAG CTCTCTGGTTCAAAGAAGGTGAATTATGTCAATGGACACCAGCTCAAGCACCATGGTTGAGGGAGTGA